A section of the Labrus bergylta chromosome 21, fLabBer1.1, whole genome shotgun sequence genome encodes:
- the si:ch1073-13h15.3 gene encoding inactive all-trans-retinol 13,14-reductase: protein MMWLVIFLVWLAIWAGGTYWYLFGKRSPFSLESVRPPGPREFDQKKRDKVIKQGFSIDKVPQNLDAIVIGSGIGGLTAAATLAKAGKKVLVLEQHDQAGGCCHTYIEKGFEFDVGLHYIGQVHENSLLRIAFDQISEGQLEFQELKQHFDTIQIGLGDEKREYTIFSGKYEMKAHLLKQFPDDTEAIEMFFKIMKISAKKTHYLATLKLIPKWVSLFLLKSGIADLVSPIFRISGTNATEYVNTLTSNKDLHVIFSYLFYGVPPRDSSVMINALLIHHYKRGAFYPKGGASEISYHIVRTIQKYGGNCLVRAPVTQILVNENGAAYGVKVKKGQEELEVHAPVVVSNCGVFTTFQKLLPPEIRVKPDIQARLDMMKHGRGSFLVFSGFDGTDEELGLESTNFWLFKDNDMDKSMDDFFALSKEEAPDNIPMMFITMPSSKDPEAKLRHPGKCCMTILTMVKYEWFEEWSNTTVRKRGDDYYNYKRRFADNLFAWACTLFPKIKDKLVFQDVATPLSNMHYLGAQRGAMYSAEHNLDRFQAEAVARNRSDTPVKNLFISGQDVFSCGIAGALHGGLLCASTVLDHIVYIDLLFLKKKLKKRKAKELAQLAKKKLQ, encoded by the exons ATGATGTGGCTCGTGATTTTCTTAGTGTGGTTGGCGATATGGGCCGGTGGCACATACTGGTACCTGTTTGGGAAAAGAAGCCCGTTCTCCCTGGAGTCAGTGAGACCCCCCGGCCCTCGGGAGTTTGATCAGAAGAAGCGTGACAAAGTCATCAAACAAG GTTTCAGCATCGACAAAGTGCCCCAGAACCTGGATGCCATTGTCATCGGGAGTGGTATTGGTGGGCTGACAGCTGCAGCCACTCTGGCCAAAGCGGGAAAGAAAGTTCTGGTGCTGGAACAACACGACCAAGCAGGAGGCTGCTGCCACACTTACATAGAGAAAGGCTTTGAGTTTGATGTTG GGCTTCACTACATAGGTCAGGTCCATGAGAACAGTCTGTTGCGTATTGCCTTTGACCAGATCTCTGAGGGTCAGCTGGAGTTTCAGGAGCTGAAACAGCACTTTGACACCATCCAGATTGGCCTCGGCGATGAGAAACGAGAGTACACCATCTTCTCTGGGAAATATGAAATGAAAGCTCACCTGTTGAAGCAATTCCCAGACGACACAGAGGCCATTGAGATGTTCTTCAAAATCATGAAG ATCTCAGCTAAGAAGACTCACTACCTGGCAACCCTGAAGCTAATCCCAAAGTGGGTTTCTTTATTCCTGCTTAAGTCAGGCATTGCAGACCTCGTCTCTCCAATTTTCCGTATCAGTGGTACAAATGCAACAGAATATGTGAACACCCTGACGAGCAACAAGGATCTCCACGTCATCTTTTCATATCTTTTCTACG GTGTGCCTCCAAGGGACTCAAGTGTTATGATCAATGCCCTCCTGATTCATCACTACAAACGGGGGGCCTTCTACCCCAAAGGTGGAGCCAGTGAGATCTCCTACCACATCGTTCGCACCATTCAGAAATATGGTGGAAACTGCCTGGTCAGAGCTCCCGTCACGCAGATCCTGGTTAATGAGAATGGAGCTGCTTATG GTGTGAAAGTGAAGAAAGGTCAAGAAGAACTGGAGGTTCATGCACCTGTGGTTGTATCAAACTGTGGCGTCTTCACCACCTTCCAGAAACTTCTTCCCCCGGAGATTCGAGTCAAGCCAG ATATCCAAGCGAGACTGGACATGATGAAACATGGCAGAGGATCGTTCTTGGTCTTCAGTGGCTTTGATGGAACCGATGAAGAATTGGGTCTCGAGTCCACCAACTTCTGGCTGTTCAAGGATAATGATATGGACAAATC GATGGATGACTTCTTTGCATTGAGTAAAGAGGAAGCACCGGACAATATTCCCATGATGTTCATCACAATGCCATCTTCCAAAGACCCAGAAGCCAAACTAAGACACCCTG GCAAATGCTGCATGACAATACTGACGATGGTGAAATATGAATGGTTTGAGGAATGGAGCAACACCACAGTGCGCAAAAGGGGTGATGATTACTACAACTACAAAAGGAGATTTGCTGATAACCTCTTTGCCTGGGCCTGCACTCTATTCCCTAAAATCAAAGACAAG TTGGTTTTCCAAGACGTGGCAACCCCACTGAGCAACATGCACTATCTTGGAGCCCAGCGTGGCGCCATGTACTCTGCTGAACACAACCTCGACCGTTTCCAAGCTGAGGCTGTGGCAAGGAACAGAAGTGACACCCCCGTCAAAAACCTCTTCATCTCAG GCCAAGACGTGTTTAGCTGTGGGATAGCAGGAGCTCTGCACGGTGGACTCCTCTGCGCCTCTACAGTGTTGGATCACATCGTCTACATTGACTTGCTCTTCCTCAAGAAGAAGCTGAAGAAGAGGAAAGCCAAAGAGCTTGCCCAGCTGGCAAAGAAGAAGCTGCAGTGA
- the gngt2b gene encoding guanine nucleotide-binding protein G(I)/G(S)/G(O) subunit gamma-T2b: protein MARDMSDKEILKMELEQLKKEVSTARTPVGANCAETITFVEGLLPNDPLIKGVPDDKNPYKGDKGGCIVT, encoded by the exons ATGGCTCGGGACATGTCAGATAAGGAAATCCTGAAAATGGAGTTGGAACAGTTGAAGAAGGAAGTTAGCACAGCCAGGACACCA GTGGGTGCAAACTGCGCAGAAACAATTACTTTCGTGGAGGGACTGCTACCAAATGATCCGCTGATTAAGGGCGTCCCGGATGACAAGAACCCCTACAAGGGAGACAAGGGCGGCTGTATAGTAACATAG
- the tmem101 gene encoding LOW QUALITY PROTEIN: transmembrane protein 101 (The sequence of the model RefSeq protein was modified relative to this genomic sequence to represent the inferred CDS: substituted 1 base at 1 genomic stop codon): MAAPSRKQTLRFLSQLGAFILTRFGFWNCFSMLMLFAERADSKRKPDIHIPYLYVDMGAAVLCASFMSFGXSGGGSPWPSAVQLAVSTYASYIGEQVYYGDWLKVRMYSRALAIIGGFLVLASGAGEVYRQKARSRSLQSTGQVFLGVYLICMVYSLQHSKEDQQAYLNHIVGGEITLMLLEVLFGVLALAFLSGCYIRLAAQILSVVLPLVILLIDGNLGYWHNTRKVEFWNQMKLIGHNVGIFGAVLILATDG, encoded by the exons ATGGCAGCTCCCAGCAGGAAGCAGACGTTGCGGTTTCTCAGCCAGTtgggggcttttattttgacccGGTTCGGGTTCTGGAACTGCTTCAGTATGTTGATGCTGTTTGCTGAACGAGCGGACTCGAAAAG gaAGCCAGACATCCATATCCCGTACCTGTATGTGGACATGGGTGCAGCGGTGCTCTGCGCCAGCTTCATGTCGTTCGGGTGAAGCGGAGGTGGTTCGCCATGGCCCTCTGCCGTTCAGCTGGCTGTCAGCACGTATGCTTCTTATATCGGAGAACAGGTTTACTACGGCGACTGGCTAAAG GTGCGGATGTACTCTAGAGCGCTGGCCATCATTGGAGGCTTCCTGGTTCTGGCCAGCGGGGCGGGGGAGGTGTACAGACAGAAAGCTCGCAGCAGATCCCTGCAGTCCACGGGACAAGTCTTCCTGGGGGTCTACCTCATCTGCATG GTGTACTCCCTCCAGCACAGCAAAGAGGATCAACAGGCCTACCTGAACCACATCGTCGGAGGAGAGATCACCCTGATGCTGCTGGAGGTTCTGTTCGGGGTGCTGGCTCTGGCCTTCCTCTCCGGCTGCTACATCCGCCTGGCGGCTCAGATCTTGTCCGTCGTCCTGCCGCTGGTCATCCTGCTCATCGACGGAAACCTGGGCTACTGGCACAACACGCGGAAGGTGGAGTTCTGGAACCAGATGAAGCTCATAGGACACAACGTGGGCATCTTCGGCGCTGTGCTGATCCTGGCTACAGACGGTTGA